The Pseudanabaena galeata CCNP1313 genome includes a region encoding these proteins:
- a CDS encoding serine/threonine-protein kinase produces MIMLGKTLTGRYKIVKQLGGGGFSQTFIAEDGYLPDRPTCVIKQLKPASSQAEILKISRELFDKEAKVLYKLGRHECIPSLLAHFEEDEEFFLAQELIEGDVLTQEIKRGQCLGEQYTIDFLTDILPTLDFVHHQQVIHRDIKPSNLIRRASDKKIVLIDFGAVKEVSTQPISQLGHTSSLVIGSPGYMPNEQYSGKTMFASDIYAIGVIAIQALTGVLPNQIPEDPITSEFCWRDRAKVTPTLADVIDKMVRFDFRQRYQSANDVLEALQPLLMQSEAQTVFSEFAPSPLTDLSLVLNPPEKTNQSYLEKLIDEVSDDLEMSEDPVRAKKLVCLVCTGILENDLNRLNNFSFVELLEDLYQQFPSIEALKENLVKSVKTIAVQKQRQYLIVAKIVFNAASKLYPQTPVSVIAEPISSSQVKPNPQTVSQPLAYSVNHLVINAGSAQLIAPIDTSQNNCIKEPLNNSLIATPPSEYQFSFTEDELSLIDPYLNDDSDIYAWVAHNIDTDAQQMRLKKLLFYTYQDVWESDLRQLNSIDWASLLRELVSFMPTFQQLTALLHESVQRVSKPTEYAVIGNLLLSKLEPLYPDRSYENNLSEVSPAIAPPIAPTINQPDYYNRQSRSKIPFDPQIAVDLFDLRLELMRFTSSMRAKILLFSVLYYPFDSDRDNWHDLRTHGLDGLLRQLFYAYSFYEKAEKAIWQTARSLSEPSAYDQSASYILQAIKTLYDQIEAKSMLHPAEGNLSQSDDTDFTQPSLLFRSSDDDTCQFI; encoded by the coding sequence ATGATTATGCTCGGTAAAACCTTGACTGGGCGCTATAAAATCGTCAAACAACTTGGCGGCGGCGGCTTTAGCCAAACCTTTATTGCAGAAGATGGATATCTGCCCGATCGCCCTACTTGTGTGATCAAGCAGCTTAAGCCTGCGTCATCACAAGCAGAAATTTTAAAAATCTCCCGTGAACTATTCGATAAAGAAGCAAAAGTACTTTACAAATTGGGACGGCATGAATGTATCCCCAGTTTATTAGCGCACTTTGAAGAAGACGAAGAATTTTTTCTCGCTCAAGAATTGATTGAAGGCGATGTCTTGACTCAAGAAATTAAGCGTGGTCAATGTTTGGGAGAGCAGTATACGATTGATTTTCTCACTGATATTTTGCCGACCCTCGATTTTGTCCATCATCAACAGGTAATTCATCGTGACATCAAACCCAGTAATCTGATCCGTCGAGCTAGTGACAAAAAAATTGTCTTAATTGATTTTGGGGCAGTCAAAGAAGTTAGCACCCAACCAATTAGTCAGCTAGGACATACTTCCAGTTTGGTAATTGGCTCTCCTGGATATATGCCCAATGAGCAATATAGTGGCAAGACCATGTTTGCCAGTGATATCTATGCGATCGGGGTGATTGCCATCCAAGCCCTCACGGGAGTACTGCCCAATCAGATCCCTGAAGATCCTATTACTAGTGAGTTTTGCTGGCGCGATCGCGCAAAAGTCACGCCTACATTGGCTGATGTAATTGATAAAATGGTGCGCTTTGATTTTCGCCAACGCTATCAATCAGCCAATGATGTATTGGAAGCACTGCAACCTCTACTAATGCAATCTGAAGCTCAGACTGTTTTTAGCGAGTTTGCACCCTCACCTCTTACTGATTTATCACTAGTTCTTAATCCTCCTGAAAAAACTAATCAGAGTTATCTGGAAAAGCTAATTGATGAAGTATCAGATGACCTTGAAATGAGTGAAGACCCTGTGAGGGCTAAGAAGCTAGTATGTCTCGTATGCACTGGTATTTTAGAAAACGATCTCAATCGTCTTAATAATTTTAGTTTTGTGGAACTACTGGAAGACTTATATCAACAATTTCCAAGTATTGAAGCTTTAAAAGAGAACTTGGTAAAATCTGTGAAGACGATCGCTGTCCAAAAGCAGCGTCAATACTTAATTGTTGCCAAAATAGTTTTTAACGCAGCTTCTAAACTTTACCCACAAACACCTGTATCAGTAATTGCCGAACCGATTAGTTCTTCTCAAGTCAAACCCAATCCTCAAACAGTTAGTCAACCACTTGCTTATTCAGTAAATCATCTAGTCATTAATGCAGGTTCAGCACAACTAATTGCTCCGATTGATACTTCTCAAAACAATTGCATAAAAGAACCTCTCAACAACTCACTGATTGCAACACCCCCATCGGAGTATCAGTTCAGCTTTACTGAAGATGAATTATCGCTGATCGATCCCTATCTCAACGATGACTCTGACATTTATGCATGGGTAGCCCATAATATTGATACAGATGCTCAGCAGATGCGTCTAAAAAAACTCTTGTTTTATACCTATCAAGATGTTTGGGAAAGTGATCTGCGTCAATTGAATAGCATTGATTGGGCAAGTCTTTTGAGAGAGTTAGTTTCATTCATGCCTACTTTTCAGCAATTGACAGCATTACTCCATGAGTCAGTTCAAAGAGTTTCCAAACCTACGGAATATGCTGTGATCGGTAATTTGCTACTTAGCAAGTTAGAGCCTCTTTATCCCGATCGCAGTTATGAAAATAATTTATCAGAGGTTAGTCCTGCGATCGCCCCACCAATTGCACCCACGATCAATCAACCTGATTATTACAATCGTCAAAGCCGCAGTAAAATTCCCTTTGATCCGCAAATTGCAGTTGATCTATTTGACTTGCGATTGGAACTGATGCGATTTACCAGTTCTATGCGAGCCAAGATTTTACTTTTTTCTGTTCTGTACTACCCCTTTGATTCCGATCGCGATAATTGGCATGATTTGAGAACTCATGGGCTTGATGGACTGCTACGACAGTTATTTTATGCTTATTCATTCTACGAGAAAGCCGAAAAAGCGATCTGGCAAACAGCGCGATCGCTAAGTGAACCTAGTGCTTACGATCAGTCCGCTAGTTATATTCTTCAGGCTATCAAAACTCTATACGATCAGATTGAGGCTAAATCAATGTTGCATCCTGCGGAAGGTAACTTATCCCAATCCGATGATACTGACTTTACTCAACCAAGTTTACTCTTCCGCAGCAGCGATGATGACACTTGCCAGTTTATCTAA
- a CDS encoding NAD(P)/FAD-dependent oxidoreductase produces the protein MHDWIVIGGGITGISLSYELQKAGFSVLLIEQHQQLQGGSSLGYGGISYWAGSTALTQQLCQEGITRQRELSHELGMDTEFREIDLLLTLEPDADSEAILAQYANCMISPTLLNVQEACDREPQLNVNGIGGALLLPHAHINLNCFVKAHQQAIQKLGGEIIYTKVNQILIEGDRVAGVTTEQGEFRSDRVVVCAGGLSRALLKASGLHARIYYTHAEAIDTDPVDLELRSMVMPADTKRYELEGATKDIDQDAIWDVAGHELLPPSIDAGAIQYCDRSIRFGQLSRVLTDPYAAIDPIESEAGIRAYVSKVLPKIGELKGKWRNCLVAFSSDNLPLVGSLKECENLYLFSGFTSPTVYVPTLSKRFAEHAKGNSDEIIDSLSPQRFSAIT, from the coding sequence ATGCATGATTGGATTGTAATCGGTGGAGGGATCACAGGCATATCGCTGAGCTATGAACTGCAAAAGGCTGGCTTTTCGGTATTGCTAATTGAGCAGCATCAACAACTTCAGGGTGGCAGTAGTCTTGGCTATGGGGGCATCTCATACTGGGCTGGTTCAACGGCTCTCACTCAACAACTTTGCCAAGAGGGAATTACTAGACAACGAGAACTTTCCCATGAACTGGGCATGGATACAGAGTTTCGTGAGATTGATTTGCTATTGACTCTCGAACCTGACGCAGATTCAGAAGCTATTCTCGCGCAATATGCTAATTGCATGATTTCCCCGACTTTGCTCAACGTTCAAGAAGCTTGCGATCGCGAACCACAATTAAATGTGAATGGAATTGGTGGAGCTTTACTGCTGCCCCATGCTCATATCAACTTAAACTGTTTTGTAAAAGCCCATCAGCAAGCAATCCAAAAATTGGGCGGCGAAATTATCTACACCAAAGTCAATCAAATTTTAATCGAAGGCGATCGCGTCGCAGGTGTAACTACAGAACAGGGAGAATTTCGTAGCGATCGGGTGGTTGTTTGTGCAGGAGGCTTATCTCGCGCTCTACTTAAAGCATCAGGACTTCATGCCAGAATCTATTACACCCATGCTGAAGCGATCGATACAGACCCCGTTGATCTGGAATTGCGATCGATGGTAATGCCTGCGGATACTAAGCGCTATGAATTAGAAGGAGCAACCAAGGACATTGATCAAGATGCTATTTGGGATGTGGCTGGGCATGAACTATTGCCTCCTTCGATTGATGCTGGAGCGATTCAGTATTGCGATCGCAGCATCAGATTTGGTCAACTTAGCCGCGTTTTAACCGATCCTTACGCAGCGATCGATCCCATTGAAAGTGAAGCTGGTATTCGGGCATACGTCAGTAAAGTTCTACCCAAAATTGGTGAATTAAAGGGCAAATGGCGAAATTGTCTGGTTGCTTTTAGTAGTGACAATTTACCGTTAGTTGGTTCACTAAAGGAATGCGAAAACCTCTATCTGTTCTCTGGATTCACCAGTCCCACTGTTTATGTACCGACACTATCGAAGAGGTTTGCAGAACATGCAAAGGGCAATTCTGATGAGATTATTGACTCACTCTCTCCTCAAAGATTTTCAGCAATTACTTAA
- a CDS encoding glycosyltransferase, translated as MHETNFRSSLQTGGDRRRLKTIIVLTIVYGLTVGMHFAPWSRWLLLGLFSIQALRLIFAPPAIAPAANHKIDADQDSDQDLPFFSLLASAKNEEAVIGNLVKNLCQLDYPSDRFEVWIVDDNSSDRTPEVLELLKQKYPQLKTLRRGDDAQGGKSGALNQVLSLTKGDLIGVFDADAQVPADVLRSLVPVFHQPKIGAVQLRKAIANASENWWTAGQSAEMALDWCLQDLRIRVGGVGELRGNGQFVRLTALQDCGGWNEQTITDDLDLTIRLHLCQWDIACLNFPAVQEEGVVTAKQLWHQRNRWAEGGFQRYLDYANLLLSGRMGFLKSFDASLFYINQYLLTVAFIPDTIAAIVLRHNPMLPAIAGFSLALSSVTMAFGLRRAYQMSWRSAIWQTISGMIYMLHWIPVIASVTLRMCVLPKRLKWVKTQHQGAGENLLADIELQEIENHA; from the coding sequence ATGCACGAGACGAACTTTCGTAGCAGCCTTCAGACAGGAGGCGATCGCCGCAGACTCAAAACGATCATTGTGTTGACAATTGTCTATGGATTGACAGTTGGGATGCATTTTGCCCCTTGGAGTCGCTGGCTGCTGTTAGGGTTATTTAGTATTCAGGCTTTGCGGTTGATATTTGCGCCGCCTGCGATCGCACCAGCAGCTAATCACAAAATCGATGCAGATCAAGATTCAGATCAAGATTTACCATTTTTCTCACTGTTAGCATCGGCAAAAAATGAAGAAGCCGTAATTGGTAATTTAGTTAAAAATTTATGTCAACTCGATTATCCAAGCGATCGCTTCGAGGTGTGGATTGTTGATGACAATAGCAGCGATCGCACGCCTGAAGTTTTAGAATTACTCAAGCAGAAATATCCCCAATTAAAGACTTTGCGTCGTGGTGATGATGCTCAGGGGGGCAAGTCGGGCGCTTTAAATCAAGTTTTAAGTTTAACGAAGGGCGATCTTATTGGGGTGTTTGATGCTGACGCTCAAGTACCTGCGGATGTGTTGCGATCGCTTGTGCCAGTATTCCATCAACCAAAAATTGGGGCTGTCCAGTTACGCAAGGCGATCGCCAATGCCTCTGAGAACTGGTGGACAGCGGGGCAGTCAGCCGAAATGGCTCTGGATTGGTGTTTACAAGATTTACGGATTCGGGTTGGCGGTGTCGGGGAATTGCGCGGCAATGGTCAATTTGTGCGCCTTACTGCACTCCAAGACTGCGGTGGTTGGAATGAGCAAACTATTACGGATGATCTTGACCTCACAATCCGACTGCATTTGTGTCAATGGGATATTGCTTGCTTGAATTTCCCTGCGGTACAGGAAGAAGGTGTGGTGACAGCAAAACAGCTATGGCATCAGCGCAATCGTTGGGCTGAGGGTGGATTCCAGCGCTATCTTGATTATGCGAATCTATTGCTAAGCGGACGCATGGGATTCTTAAAAAGCTTTGATGCTTCACTGTTTTACATCAATCAATATTTACTAACCGTTGCCTTTATTCCCGACACGATCGCTGCGATTGTATTGAGACATAACCCGATGTTACCTGCGATCGCGGGCTTCTCCCTAGCCCTCAGCTCAGTAACTATGGCTTTTGGACTGCGACGCGCCTATCAAATGTCATGGAGATCGGCGATCTGGCAAACGATTTCTGGCATGATTTATATGCTGCATTGGATTCCTGTGATTGCCAGTGTGACGCTGAGAATGTGCGTTCTTCCGAAGCGTTTAAAATGGGTAAAAACCCAACACCAAGGTGCTGGAGAGAATTTATTAGCAGATATAGAATTGCAAGAGATAGAAAACCATGCATGA
- the sppA gene encoding signal peptide peptidase SppA → MFGFLKRKFRKKIARIEITGAIGSGTRTRVLEALEFVEEQKFPALLLRIDSPGGTVGDSQEIYAALKRLREKVKVVASFGNISASGGVYIGVGADYIISNAGTITGSIGVILRGNNIEKLLDKIGVSFKVIKSGAYKDILSFDREITPEERVILQSLIDSSYNQFVETVAEGRKLSPATVRSFADGRVFTGEQAVELGLVDRIGTEEDARRYAAELVGLDPKTTKVFTIKPPKSFASKFLPSGSDSAIARLQFEAETSGMPLWMWQ, encoded by the coding sequence ATGTTCGGCTTTTTAAAACGCAAATTTCGCAAAAAAATCGCACGTATTGAAATCACGGGGGCGATCGGGTCAGGCACAAGGACTCGCGTTCTTGAAGCTCTTGAATTTGTGGAGGAGCAGAAATTTCCTGCGCTATTACTTCGGATTGACAGCCCTGGGGGAACCGTTGGCGACTCTCAAGAAATATATGCCGCGCTCAAGCGACTGCGCGAAAAAGTAAAAGTAGTGGCTAGTTTTGGCAATATTTCCGCGAGTGGCGGTGTATATATTGGTGTTGGCGCAGATTACATCATTTCTAATGCTGGCACAATTACAGGTAGCATCGGCGTAATTTTGCGGGGCAACAATATCGAAAAGTTACTTGATAAGATTGGCGTTTCCTTTAAAGTAATCAAATCTGGTGCTTACAAAGATATTCTCTCCTTCGATCGCGAAATCACACCTGAAGAAAGAGTGATCTTGCAATCCTTAATCGACAGCAGCTACAACCAGTTTGTGGAAACCGTAGCCGAAGGTCGGAAACTTAGTCCCGCGACAGTGCGATCGTTCGCCGATGGACGAGTATTCACAGGTGAGCAAGCTGTTGAATTGGGTTTAGTTGATCGCATTGGCACTGAAGAAGATGCAAGGCGCTATGCTGCCGAACTAGTGGGACTTGATCCCAAAACCACTAAAGTCTTCACAATTAAGCCACCCAAATCCTTTGCCAGTAAATTTTTGCCTAGTGGTTCGGACAGTGCGATCGCGCGTTTACAATTTGAAGCAGAAACCAGTGGAATGCCTCTCTGGATGTGGCAATAG